A window of Paenibacillus sp. 19GGS1-52 contains these coding sequences:
- a CDS encoding extracellular solute-binding protein: MKITFKNVISILVTSALVFTIAGCGGNDTEVVKSTDKQITLNFIWWGKPSRKEITLKVIAMFEKANPNIKFKTEDYSSNANVATKLAMYTADQTMPDLIQADYSFIFNYIKHDLLEPMDSFSKSKVLDLSDIDKSFLVSGQYKGLQYGIPMGSNALAIAYDPAMFKEYGIEPLQNGYSVDDLQHTMQLFKEKVNTPDFYPLDIMFDVSYWLRTKGESFYNKEGTGLGYTDKSIIEYLTLMKKWMDTGLLKPSNAVTSPTTDETNALVTGKTAFLQISSNLIVSLGDAAGRTLKLLSLPTYDGEKEGSYIKPSMFIAVSSYSEHTEAAAKFIDFITNNKEANDILRGDRGVPIATQVAAQLSSQANEQGKEQFTYMSYIAKHSSPIDPPAPQSDGVVQNAYQIMLNDVVEGKTTPEKAASSFRTEAEHILGQVGGSK, encoded by the coding sequence ATGAAAATAACATTTAAAAATGTTATCTCCATTCTAGTAACCTCTGCATTAGTATTTACGATTGCTGGTTGCGGGGGAAATGACACTGAAGTAGTGAAAAGTACCGACAAGCAGATTACCCTGAATTTTATTTGGTGGGGTAAACCCAGCCGCAAGGAAATTACTTTAAAGGTTATCGCGATGTTTGAGAAGGCGAATCCTAATATTAAATTCAAGACAGAGGATTACTCCAGCAATGCTAACGTAGCCACAAAGTTGGCGATGTATACAGCTGATCAAACAATGCCTGATCTTATTCAGGCAGATTACAGTTTTATTTTTAATTACATTAAGCACGATTTACTTGAACCCATGGATTCCTTTAGCAAGTCTAAAGTTCTGGATCTATCTGACATCGATAAATCCTTTCTGGTCTCTGGACAATATAAAGGATTGCAGTATGGGATTCCAATGGGATCGAATGCATTAGCTATTGCTTACGATCCAGCCATGTTTAAGGAATATGGAATAGAACCCTTGCAAAACGGCTATAGTGTGGATGATTTACAACATACGATGCAGCTATTTAAAGAGAAGGTTAACACTCCGGATTTTTATCCACTAGACATTATGTTTGATGTGTCGTATTGGCTTAGAACCAAAGGCGAATCCTTCTATAATAAGGAGGGAACGGGCCTAGGATACACAGATAAATCTATCATTGAATATTTAACATTAATGAAGAAATGGATGGATACTGGGCTTCTGAAGCCAAGTAATGCGGTTACATCACCTACTACTGATGAAACGAATGCACTTGTGACGGGGAAAACGGCATTTTTACAGATCTCAAGTAATCTGATAGTTTCTCTTGGCGATGCTGCCGGCAGGACTCTTAAATTATTAAGCCTTCCTACCTACGATGGGGAAAAAGAAGGTAGCTACATTAAACCATCCATGTTTATTGCCGTATCTTCTTATTCAGAACATACGGAAGCGGCGGCGAAGTTTATTGACTTTATCACCAACAATAAAGAAGCTAACGATATTCTTCGGGGTGACCGTGGGGTTCCTATTGCGACCCAAGTTGCTGCACAACTATCAAGTCAAGCCAACGAACAAGGCAAAGAGCAGTTCACATATATGAGTTACATTGCCAAACACTCCAGTCCTATCGACCCTCCTGCTCCTCAATCTGACGGGGTGGTGCAGAATGCTTACCAAATCATGTTGAATGATGTGGTAGAAGGCAAAACCACTCCTGAAAAAGCAGCGAGTTCATTTAGAACAGAAGCGGAACATATTCTGGGACAGGTGGGTGGGAGTAAATGA
- the dapF gene encoding diaminopimelate epimerase produces the protein MEFTKMHGLGNDFIVVYGEQELPSNAAELAVNLCNRYFGIGADGLVYILPSERGHYMMRIMNSDGSEAEQCGNAIRCVSKYVYEQGLVSSEQIVIETIGAGEQKVTLNVKDGVVETVTVDMGEPVLSGLQIPVAIDAENVVDQPIEAEGTEFKFTAVSMGNPHCVIYVDDAVSFDLTTWGPKLEVHPLFPRKVNVEFATVLDRGHVDMRVWERGAGPTLACGTGACATLVSSVLNGLTDRSAWISLKGGDLYIEWNEEDNHVYMTGPAQAVYTGSVNL, from the coding sequence ATGGAATTCACAAAAATGCATGGCCTAGGCAATGATTTTATCGTCGTCTACGGCGAGCAGGAGCTTCCAAGCAATGCTGCAGAGCTTGCAGTCAACTTATGCAACCGATATTTCGGCATCGGAGCGGATGGTCTGGTCTACATCCTGCCTTCAGAGCGTGGACATTATATGATGCGCATAATGAACTCTGACGGTTCGGAGGCGGAGCAGTGTGGGAATGCGATCCGCTGTGTATCCAAATATGTGTATGAGCAAGGACTTGTCAGTTCGGAGCAGATTGTGATTGAAACGATTGGCGCTGGGGAGCAGAAGGTTACTCTAAATGTGAAAGACGGTGTAGTGGAAACCGTTACGGTTGATATGGGCGAACCTGTATTGTCGGGTCTGCAGATTCCGGTAGCGATAGATGCGGAGAATGTTGTGGATCAACCCATTGAAGCAGAGGGTACAGAATTTAAGTTCACTGCGGTATCCATGGGCAATCCACACTGTGTAATTTATGTTGATGATGCTGTATCCTTTGATCTCACGACTTGGGGACCCAAACTTGAAGTGCATCCTTTATTTCCGCGAAAGGTTAACGTTGAATTTGCCACTGTGCTGGACCGTGGTCATGTCGATATGCGTGTCTGGGAACGTGGAGCCGGACCAACGCTTGCTTGCGGGACCGGTGCATGTGCAACCCTAGTTTCATCCGTGCTTAACGGTCTGACCGATCGTTCGGCCTGGATTAGCTTGAAGGGCGGCGATCTTTATATTGAATGGAACGAGGAAGACAATCATGTGTATATGACCGGCCCTGCACAGGCTGTATATACGGGTTCAGTGAATTTATAA